Proteins encoded in a region of the Anoxybacillus amylolyticus genome:
- the remA gene encoding extracellular matrix/biofilm regulator RemA has protein sequence MGIKLINIGYGNMVSASRIISIVSPDSAPIKRIVQEARESGKLIDATHGRRTRAVIIMDSDHVILSSVQPETVAHRLYGRDDLSEEG, from the coding sequence GTGGGGATTAAACTAATCAATATTGGCTACGGCAATATGGTTTCAGCTTCCCGCATCATCTCAATCGTTAGTCCAGATTCTGCGCCGATTAAGCGGATTGTGCAAGAGGCGCGCGAGAGTGGGAAATTAATCGATGCGACGCATGGCAGACGAACACGTGCAGTCATTATTATGGATAGCGATCATGTCATTTTATCGTCGGTGCAGCCGGAAACGGTTGCCCACCGGCTGTACGGACGTGACGATTTATCAGAAGAAGGGTAG
- the gmk gene encoding guanylate kinase, whose translation MCERGLLIVLSGPSGVGKGTVRKALFSQPDINLHYSISVTTRQPREGEIDGVDYFFKTREEFEQMIRENKLLEWAEYVGNYYGTPVDYVEKTLQEGKDVFLEIEVQGALQVRKAFPEGLFIFLAPPSLNELKNRIVTRGTESEELINDRMKAAKEELEMMDAYDYVVENDKVELACERIKAIVVAEHCKRERVAQRYKKMLEVE comes from the coding sequence ATGTGTGAACGAGGACTATTAATCGTATTGTCAGGACCGTCTGGTGTCGGGAAAGGAACGGTGCGTAAAGCGTTATTTTCTCAACCAGACATTAATTTGCATTATTCGATTTCCGTAACGACACGACAACCGCGCGAAGGAGAAATAGACGGCGTCGATTATTTCTTTAAAACGCGTGAAGAGTTTGAGCAAATGATTCGGGAAAACAAGCTGCTCGAATGGGCGGAATACGTCGGTAACTATTATGGCACACCTGTTGACTACGTCGAAAAAACGTTACAAGAAGGAAAAGACGTATTTTTAGAAATCGAAGTGCAAGGGGCGCTACAAGTGCGCAAAGCGTTTCCGGAAGGGCTGTTTATTTTCCTGGCGCCACCGAGCTTAAACGAATTGAAAAATCGCATTGTTACAAGAGGAACCGAATCGGAAGAGCTGATTAATGATCGCATGAAAGCAGCGAAGGAAGAACTTGAAATGATGGATGCGTACGACTATGTCGTTGAAAATGATAAAGTCGAACTAGCTTGCGAGCGCATTAAAGCGATTGTCGTGGCGGAACATTGCAAGCGCGAACGCGTAGCGCAACGCTATAAAAAAATGCTGGAGGTTGAATGA
- the rpoZ gene encoding DNA-directed RNA polymerase subunit omega, which produces MLYPSIDLLMEKLDSKYTLVSVAAKRARELQENEADLTIEKPVSKKFVGKALEEIAAGHIELIKEEK; this is translated from the coding sequence ATGTTGTATCCTTCCATCGACTTATTAATGGAAAAGCTAGACTCTAAATATACGCTTGTGAGTGTTGCGGCGAAACGGGCACGCGAGCTACAAGAAAACGAGGCTGATTTAACGATTGAAAAACCAGTATCGAAAAAGTTCGTTGGAAAAGCGTTAGAGGAAATTGCTGCAGGTCATATTGAGCTAATAAAAGAAGAGAAATAA